A genomic region of Haliotis asinina isolate JCU_RB_2024 chromosome 1, JCU_Hal_asi_v2, whole genome shotgun sequence contains the following coding sequences:
- the LOC137281076 gene encoding uncharacterized protein, producing MACVGRFLTFSLFCSINVSVGKDVPTAAELGAIIDETRTLTENLTNRMDAMTAIFGESLRLMTSADGRMRTTMSQKGMIVHTDNNTNPAGQGGAMFTRWGKHTCPEGSDIAYTGFTTGGYSGHSGAGSNVLCAHSVPQFDRTFSRTTSKVNFLYGAEYEEIWMTRLIDQDAPCVVCRSASRTTAILVPGRHECMDGWNTEYHGFLVGPKHDDAGNSDYICLDSEPGSIEGGYQDHDGHWLFNVVFSCGALPCPPYKTNYFVPCALCTK from the exons ATGGCGTGCGTGGGGAGGTTCCTAACGTTCTCCCTGTTTTGCAGCATCAACGTCAGCGTCGGCAAAGACGTTCCGACGGCTGCTGAACTGGGTGCTATTATTGATGAGACCCGTACACTGACAGAAAACTTGACAAACCGTATGGATGCAATGACAGCGATATTTGGCGAAAGTCTGCGATTGATGACCAGTGCAGATGGTCGGATGAGGACCACGATGAGTCAGAAAGGGATGATTGTACACACGGATAACAATACGAACCCTG CAGGCCAAGGCGGAGCAATGTTCACACGCTGGGGAAAGCACACCTGTCCCGAAGGGTCCGACATAGCTTACACAG GTTTCACCACTGGAGGCTATTCTGGTCACTCTGGGGCAGGAAGCAATGTCTTGTGCGCCCATTCCGTGCCACAGTTCGACAGAACCTTCAGCAGGACCACAAGCAAGGTCAACTTCTTGTACGGAGCGGAGTATGAAGAGATCTGGATGACACGCCTTATCGACCAGGACGCACCATGCGTGGTGTGTCGGAGTGCCTCTCGAACAACCGCCATCTTGGTTCCCGGACGTCATGAATGTATGGATGGTTGGAACACAGAGTACCACGGGTTCCTAGTTGGCCCGAAACACGATGATGCCGGTAACAGTGACTACATCTGCCTGGATTCAGAGCCAGGGTCTATAGAAGGTGGCTATCAGGACCACGATGGCCACTGGTTGTTCAACGTTGTGTTCAGCTGTGGAGCGCTGCCCTGTCCACCATACAAGACCAATTACTTTGTTCCTTGTGCTCTTTGCACAAAATAG
- the LOC137281087 gene encoding four-domain proteases inhibitor-like, with the protein MALLHFAVWMLISVSVSEGGILDNVCASVVSQLDCLSGSFPKKSICGSDGRHYVTECHFAKAHCLNQNLRVVDCAIFAPSSKPTQVQTTTHTPTRTQAPSTTQASTVPTSPPTLSPVCKILVSATCPDLKEEVCGTDLETYDNMCTFEVAKCKSPSLAIKNNGQCQLTAPDIICKTVKNHPCPPETELVCGSDGNTYSNLCEFDKGKCTTPSLTIHNIGKC; encoded by the exons ATGGCTCTTCTACATTTTGCTGTATGGATGCTTATATCAG TTAGCGTATCGGAGGGGGGCATCCTTGACAATGTCTGTGCGTCAGTGGTCAGTCAGCTGGACTGTTTATCAGGCAGTTTCCCCAAGAAGAGTATATGTGGCTCGGACGGGAGGCACTATGTCACTGA ATGTCACTTCGCGAAAGCTCACTGTCTCAACCAGAACTTGAGGGTTGTGGATTGTGCGATATTCGCCCCAAGCAGTAAGCCTACACAGGTGCAAACAACCACGCAtacaccaacacgcacacaGGCACCGTCAACCACACAGGCATCAACTGTGCCGACAAGCCCACCGACTCTCAGCCCTGTATGCAAGATACTAGTCAGTGCCACCTGTCCAGATCTGAAGGAGGAAGTGTGTGGAACGGATCTGGAAACGTATGACAACAT GTGTACATTTGAAGTTGCGAAGTGCAAATCGCCATCACTGGCCATCAAAAACAATGGTCAATGTCAGCTAACGGCTCCGGACATCATCTGCAAGACTGTGAAGAACCACCCCTGTCCCCCTGAAACTGAGTTGGTGTGTGGCAGCGATGGAAATACCTACTCCAACTT ATGCGAGTTTGACAAAGGAAAATGTACAACGCCCAGTCTAACTATTCACAATATTGGGAAATGCTAG